From a region of the Ktedonobacterales bacterium genome:
- a CDS encoding methyltransferase domain-containing protein, whose amino-acid sequence MLARRPIFAPQARFQYRQRMAEEQLPAENPAAEPSRQPEAAAGEAAPLSAEELAAESARLRQQLVDQLKARGLLHSEALEQALLRVPRELFLPDIAAREGLERIYTDEAIVTKRGSQGAPISSSSAPSMMAIMLEQLDLRPGLRILEIGAGTGYNAALLAELVGDPASIVTIDIEPDVVEQAKQRLANAGYGAITVLCADGAEGVPHLAPFDRIELTVAADDIAPAWTSQLTPGGRLVLPLELHRQQRGQVSLALVKREEHLESAAAAYAFFIPMRGDQAMSAGRAAPLSVVATHDTSHRWELHLYGAPLNGSADIRRDVLHLLSGPYQTRDLRLDGAARDLLAYLELRYGEEETIYAWSANALWGFDGWTAGVLVHPAREQSNMPPFAPLSGRFSHQPGLALLRAATSSPDDAGLDQAILYGSNNALRRLQSIIREWKRLKTPDLSALSVRVYPPGCAPTPAADEWLITKRSAQLLLSFQPPSASAAG is encoded by the coding sequence ATGCTTGCGAGAAGACCCATTTTTGCGCCACAGGCGCGCTTTCAGTACAGGCAGCGCATGGCCGAAGAGCAGCTTCCAGCAGAGAACCCGGCAGCAGAACCATCCCGGCAGCCAGAAGCGGCGGCGGGCGAGGCAGCGCCGCTTAGCGCGGAAGAACTGGCTGCTGAATCGGCACGCCTGCGGCAGCAGCTTGTCGATCAGCTCAAAGCGCGGGGTCTCCTGCACAGCGAGGCGCTGGAGCAGGCGCTGCTGCGCGTCCCACGCGAGTTGTTTCTCCCTGACATTGCGGCGCGCGAGGGGCTGGAACGCATCTACACCGATGAGGCCATCGTCACCAAGCGCGGCAGCCAGGGCGCGCCGATCAGTTCCTCATCAGCGCCTTCGATGATGGCGATCATGCTGGAACAGCTTGATCTGCGCCCCGGTCTGCGCATTCTGGAAATCGGCGCGGGGACCGGATACAACGCGGCCCTGCTGGCCGAACTCGTTGGCGACCCGGCCAGCATCGTCACTATAGACATAGAACCCGATGTTGTCGAGCAGGCGAAGCAGCGCCTTGCCAACGCGGGCTATGGCGCGATCACTGTTCTCTGCGCAGATGGCGCCGAGGGTGTCCCTCATCTGGCCCCTTTTGATCGCATCGAACTGACCGTCGCGGCAGACGACATCGCCCCCGCCTGGACGAGCCAGCTTACTCCAGGCGGACGCCTTGTCCTGCCCCTGGAACTGCACCGCCAGCAGCGCGGGCAGGTCTCGCTGGCGCTGGTCAAGCGCGAAGAGCATCTGGAAAGCGCCGCCGCAGCCTATGCGTTTTTTATTCCCATGCGCGGCGACCAGGCAATGAGCGCGGGGCGCGCCGCGCCGCTCTCAGTCGTTGCCACCCACGACACCAGCCATCGCTGGGAACTTCACCTCTATGGCGCGCCGCTCAACGGCTCCGCCGACATTCGCCGCGATGTGCTGCATCTGCTCAGCGGGCCATATCAGACCCGCGATCTGCGGCTGGATGGCGCGGCGCGCGATCTGCTGGCCTATCTTGAACTGCGCTATGGGGAAGAAGAAACAATCTATGCCTGGTCGGCAAATGCCCTCTGGGGATTTGACGGCTGGACCGCCGGGGTGCTGGTTCACCCGGCGCGCGAGCAGAGCAATATGCCCCCTTTCGCGCCGCTTTCGGGCCGCTTCAGCCATCAGCCAGGGCTGGCGCTGCTGCGCGCCGCCACCAGCAGCCCTGATGACGCCGGGCTGGATCAGGCGATCCTCTATGGCAGCAACAACGCCTTGCGTCGGCTCCAGAGCATCATCCGCGAATGGAAGCGCCTCAAGACACCTGATCTCTCGGCCCTCTCTGTGCGCGTCTACCCGCCGGGCTGCGCGCCGACTCCCGCCGCCGATGAGTGGCTGATTACCAAGCGATCCGCCCAACTGCTGCTCTCGTTTCAGCCGCCATCAGCGAGCGCCGCAGGCTAG
- a CDS encoding FHA domain-containing protein, with product MTDERPRDDGRELNEEDLAVLRQRYTAQDVVGFFQALDLPACDDPILIAQVVARDKQQRAQDSLSPDASLRQQAAKWLTAARLLEYQPSRRELLLLAQEAVNDMLTFRLERYGQAGMPYMPDVRAELKASAIRGFALHDDLAERFLRAFEHGCNLRFGLRVPVVLHSINVRGVADETFGATLTTLILPTLPDAPTPAGKSASQYTEPMRALRPKPSVTKISAPPTAPERKPSAPLLMPGDAIAKLLIKQDDWSGECLLTKDATSIGRQPDSDLSLKEDRRVSRQHAIIHRAPTAYILTDLSSANGTFLNGAMLTEPAILRSGDQIRIGHTELTFIMEPLANRRDE from the coding sequence ATGACTGACGAACGGCCCAGAGATGACGGGCGTGAACTGAACGAAGAAGACCTGGCCGTGCTGCGCCAACGCTACACGGCTCAGGATGTTGTCGGCTTCTTTCAGGCGCTGGACCTGCCGGCCTGCGATGATCCCATCCTCATCGCGCAGGTCGTCGCGCGTGACAAGCAGCAGCGCGCGCAAGACAGCCTCAGCCCAGACGCGAGCCTCCGGCAGCAGGCTGCGAAGTGGCTCACCGCCGCTCGTCTCCTCGAATACCAGCCCAGCCGACGCGAACTCTTGCTGCTGGCCCAGGAAGCGGTCAACGACATGCTCACCTTCCGCCTGGAACGCTATGGGCAGGCGGGCATGCCCTACATGCCCGACGTTCGCGCCGAATTGAAGGCTTCCGCCATTCGCGGATTCGCCCTGCATGACGATCTGGCCGAGCGTTTTCTGCGCGCCTTCGAGCATGGCTGCAACCTGCGCTTTGGCCTCAGAGTCCCCGTTGTGCTGCACAGCATCAATGTGCGCGGCGTGGCCGATGAAACCTTTGGCGCGACCCTGACCACCCTGATCCTGCCCACTCTTCCCGATGCGCCCACGCCAGCGGGCAAATCCGCCTCTCAATACACCGAACCGATGCGCGCCCTTCGTCCAAAACCATCCGTGACTAAAATCAGCGCGCCGCCTACCGCACCTGAGCGCAAGCCATCGGCCCCGCTCCTCATGCCTGGCGACGCGATTGCGAAGCTGCTCATCAAACAGGATGACTGGTCCGGCGAGTGTTTGCTGACCAAAGACGCCACTTCGATTGGCCGCCAGCCCGACAGCGACCTCTCTCTCAAAGAAGATCGGCGGGTTTCGCGCCAGCATGCCATCATTCATCGCGCGCCCACCGCCTATATTCTGACCGATCTAAGCAGCGCCAACGGCACGTTCCTGAATGGCGCGATGCTCACTGAGCCAGCCATACTGCGCTCAGGCGACCAGATTCGCATCGGCCATACCGAACTCACCTTCATCATGGAACCACTCGCCAATCGCCGCGATGAATAA
- a CDS encoding DUF4190 domain-containing protein: MSSQYPGDPYPSYQEFPQQESAYQQPSYQPPPYQQPWAGGYIIQPILVQRPTNGKAITSMVLGICLALTVCSFFTFFPLAALLGLGTGIPAVILGHMALKEINASSGMQGGKEMAIAGFVLGYVSIAAGLAIFAFSILLFSVFFPGSVFYP; this comes from the coding sequence ATGAGCAGCCAATATCCGGGCGACCCCTACCCCTCATATCAGGAGTTTCCGCAGCAGGAATCAGCATATCAACAGCCCTCGTATCAACCACCCCCCTATCAGCAGCCCTGGGCCGGTGGCTATATCATACAGCCCATCCTTGTTCAGCGCCCAACCAATGGAAAAGCCATCACCTCGATGGTCCTGGGGATATGCCTCGCTCTGACCGTGTGCAGCTTTTTCACCTTTTTCCCGCTCGCTGCCCTGCTTGGCCTTGGTACCGGCATTCCTGCCGTCATCCTTGGACACATGGCGCTGAAGGAGATCAACGCCAGCAGCGGCATGCAGGGCGGAAAAGAGATGGCAATAGCCGGTTTTGTCCTTGGCTACGTCTCTATTGCCGCTGGGCTTGCTATCTTCGCCTTTTCTATCCTACTGTTTAGCGTCTTCTTTCCTGGGTCCGTGTTCTATCCATAG
- a CDS encoding HAD family hydrolase — MAHWAVFLDDGGVMNDSRLRGPQWRRLVAEFFAPRLGGAPEAWAEANSAFMDALLEPNAWRERLQSARDYQHFDRAYQLDWLKGMCALVGVEAPTDDECYELALQAAALITRQVRSAFPGVIEAIRALHQRGYPLHTASGEPSTDLAGYLEAMGVRDCFQRLYGPDLINTFKNGPDYYERLFADAGVDPGETLVLDDSPQAAAWARRAGAHAILVGQASAGQDGVAHHIASLAELPAIIQDIEDHPLNISSSDAS; from the coding sequence ATGGCGCATTGGGCGGTGTTTCTGGATGATGGTGGGGTGATGAACGATAGTCGTTTACGTGGCCCGCAGTGGCGTCGGCTGGTGGCTGAGTTCTTTGCGCCCCGGCTTGGTGGGGCGCCCGAAGCCTGGGCAGAGGCCAACAGCGCATTTATGGATGCTCTACTTGAGCCGAATGCCTGGCGCGAGCGTCTCCAGTCGGCTCGTGACTATCAACATTTTGATAGGGCGTATCAGCTTGATTGGTTGAAGGGCATGTGCGCGCTGGTCGGCGTAGAGGCTCCGACTGATGATGAGTGCTATGAATTGGCTCTCCAGGCGGCAGCCCTCATCACCCGGCAGGTTCGTTCGGCGTTCCCAGGGGTGATAGAAGCGATTCGCGCGCTGCACCAGCGTGGCTATCCGTTACATACCGCTTCTGGCGAACCCTCTACCGATTTAGCGGGCTACCTGGAAGCGATGGGCGTGCGCGATTGCTTCCAGCGCCTCTATGGGCCGGACCTTATTAACACCTTCAAGAATGGTCCAGACTATTATGAGCGCCTCTTTGCGGATGCTGGCGTTGATCCTGGCGAAACGCTGGTGCTTGATGATAGCCCGCAGGCTGCTGCGTGGGCCAGGCGGGCTGGCGCGCACGCCATTCTGGTTGGGCAGGCATCTGCCGGGCAGGATGGTGTGGCCCACCACATCGCTAGCCTGGCTGAATTACCAGCGATCATTCAGGACATCGAAGATCATCCCTTGAATATATCCTCTTCGGACGCCTCATGA
- a CDS encoding response regulator produces the protein MATILVVEDEPLIAGLLRETLSFEGYTPIIAHTGEEAVHIALRETPHLVILDIMLPGMDGFEVVKALRANLKTAHIPVIILSARHDTADKVRAFEQKVDDYLTKPYNTDELLARIRTQLRHVQENWLHPLTGLPGGVQVERAIMAMLEQGSHWSLLYLDLNNFKAYNDAYGFLRGNEMIRVVARISLDVVRRLGDETDFVGHVGGDDFVVATTPDRVVSICQALTEAFDRSRSLFYNEEDLQRGSILSSDRQGKACFYPLVGMAIGVVTNQHRPVRSIEEVSRVAAEVKKKAKESEHSAYYIDQRGPQYPARPELHLAHFPGPIDLG, from the coding sequence ATGGCAACGATTTTAGTGGTTGAGGATGAGCCTCTGATTGCCGGGCTGCTGCGCGAGACACTGAGCTTTGAGGGGTATACACCGATCATCGCTCATACCGGCGAGGAGGCGGTGCATATTGCCTTGCGCGAGACGCCACATCTGGTAATCCTGGATATTATGCTGCCCGGTATGGATGGCTTTGAGGTGGTCAAGGCGCTGCGCGCCAACCTGAAGACCGCCCATATTCCGGTGATTATACTCAGCGCGCGGCATGATACGGCAGATAAGGTGCGCGCCTTTGAGCAGAAGGTGGATGATTACCTCACCAAGCCCTATAACACCGATGAACTGCTGGCGCGCATCCGCACGCAGCTTCGGCATGTACAGGAGAACTGGCTGCACCCGCTGACAGGGCTGCCGGGCGGTGTGCAGGTGGAGCGAGCCATTATGGCGATGCTGGAGCAGGGGTCTCACTGGAGCCTGCTCTATCTGGACCTCAACAACTTTAAGGCGTATAACGACGCCTATGGCTTTTTGCGCGGCAACGAAATGATCCGGGTGGTGGCGCGCATCAGCCTGGATGTAGTGCGGCGCCTGGGGGACGAGACCGATTTTGTCGGCCATGTGGGCGGCGATGATTTTGTGGTGGCGACAACGCCTGATCGCGTGGTGTCCATCTGCCAGGCACTGACAGAGGCGTTTGATCGCTCGCGCTCGTTGTTCTACAACGAAGAAGATTTGCAGCGTGGCTCGATTCTCTCTTCTGATCGGCAAGGCAAGGCATGCTTCTATCCGCTGGTGGGCATGGCAATTGGCGTGGTGACGAACCAGCACCGCCCGGTGCGCAGCATTGAGGAAGTGAGCCGCGTGGCCGCCGAAGTCAAGAAAAAGGCCAAAGAGTCCGAACACAGCGCCTACTACATTGACCAGCGCGGCCCCCAGTATCCGGCGCGCCCGGAATTGCATCTGGCCCACTTCCCAGGGCCGATAGACCTGGGCTAG
- a CDS encoding S9 family peptidase, with protein MSRGITAEDLYRWKWVSDPQISPDGKRIAYVLKTVDQEAGEYRHAIWMVPTDGKIGDARRFTFGLKSDRSPGWSPDGKWLAFVSDREGASGKDSKEEKEKGRGKPQIWLIPADGGEARQVTFMKHGADSPVWSPDGRALTFTAQTGGEDEPEEKDGKKTPRARKIDRLAYKLDGTGWTYERRTHIFLITPEGGEPRQLTDGDWDDGDVAWSPDGQMIAFSSDRSEDRWAWPAGDIWVMSVTGGEPRSLTDDDKIVAGAPGWSPDGKTIAFLGQPQKKSGGHMDVYSVPVHRDDGAPTQYRSLSDDFIGNCQDSIGDDMREGHGRPAPMWSPDGSTLYFMAEVRGSSHVFSMPATGGAPIQITLGEQHLLDFTMDPTRQRLGLAIAAYDHPGDIFTLTIAEPAPRRLTEVNADFLSEIYIAKPERLEFKGAAGWSVEGWILKPQGFDPSKKYPMILEIHGGPNTAYGYTFHQEFQMHCGKGYVVLYTNPRGSTGYGREFSVAVRGRWGEEDYEDVMSGVEALLQQGYIDETRLGVTGGSYGGFMTNWIVGHTDRFKAAVTQRSVVNLASFFGSADIGWDFADDHFETTPWDDPQRYAFHSPLTYVGNIKTPLLILHSEQDLRCPIEQAEQLWTALKYLKREVEFVRFEGQSHGLSRFGHPKLRVERLNLIAEWFERYMPAK; from the coding sequence ATGAGCCGAGGAATCACCGCAGAAGACCTGTATCGCTGGAAGTGGGTCAGCGATCCGCAAATCTCACCGGATGGCAAGCGCATCGCCTATGTGCTCAAGACGGTTGACCAGGAAGCCGGGGAGTATCGCCACGCCATCTGGATGGTACCCACAGATGGCAAGATTGGCGATGCGCGCCGCTTCACGTTTGGCCTCAAGAGTGACCGCTCTCCAGGCTGGTCGCCAGACGGCAAATGGCTGGCGTTTGTCTCGGACCGCGAGGGCGCGAGCGGCAAAGACAGCAAGGAAGAGAAAGAGAAGGGCAGAGGCAAGCCGCAAATCTGGCTGATTCCGGCGGATGGTGGCGAGGCGCGCCAGGTGACGTTTATGAAGCACGGGGCGGATAGCCCTGTCTGGTCGCCGGATGGCCGCGCGCTGACCTTCACAGCACAGACGGGCGGCGAAGATGAGCCAGAGGAGAAAGATGGGAAGAAGACGCCCAGGGCGCGCAAGATTGATCGCCTTGCCTATAAACTGGATGGGACCGGCTGGACGTATGAACGGCGCACGCATATCTTTCTGATCACGCCGGAGGGTGGCGAGCCGCGCCAGTTGACCGACGGCGATTGGGATGATGGCGATGTCGCCTGGTCGCCCGATGGACAGATGATCGCCTTTTCGTCTGATCGCTCTGAGGACCGCTGGGCGTGGCCTGCGGGCGACATCTGGGTGATGTCAGTGACAGGCGGGGAGCCGCGCAGCCTGACCGATGACGACAAGATCGTCGCTGGCGCGCCGGGCTGGTCGCCGGATGGCAAAACGATTGCGTTTTTGGGGCAGCCTCAGAAGAAGTCGGGCGGGCATATGGATGTCTACAGCGTGCCGGTCCATCGGGACGACGGCGCGCCGACGCAGTATCGCTCGCTGAGCGATGATTTTATCGGCAATTGCCAGGATTCGATTGGCGACGATATGCGCGAGGGACACGGGCGTCCGGCTCCCATGTGGTCGCCCGATGGCAGCACGCTCTATTTTATGGCCGAGGTACGCGGCAGCAGCCATGTCTTCTCGATGCCTGCAACGGGCGGCGCGCCCATACAGATCACGCTGGGCGAGCAGCACCTGCTCGATTTCACGATGGACCCGACGCGCCAGCGGCTGGGCCTGGCGATTGCGGCATACGATCATCCGGGCGATATTTTCACGCTGACGATTGCCGAGCCAGCGCCGCGTCGGCTGACCGAGGTCAACGCGGATTTCTTGAGCGAGATTTACATTGCTAAGCCGGAGCGGCTGGAGTTCAAGGGGGCAGCGGGGTGGAGCGTGGAAGGCTGGATACTCAAGCCGCAGGGCTTTGACCCGTCGAAGAAATATCCGATGATTCTGGAGATTCACGGCGGGCCAAACACGGCGTATGGCTATACCTTCCACCAAGAGTTTCAGATGCACTGTGGCAAGGGCTATGTGGTGCTGTATACGAATCCTCGCGGCAGCACAGGCTATGGGCGCGAGTTCAGCGTGGCAGTGCGTGGCAGGTGGGGCGAGGAAGATTATGAGGATGTCATGAGCGGCGTTGAGGCGCTGCTGCAACAGGGCTACATTGACGAGACACGCCTGGGGGTGACGGGCGGCAGCTATGGCGGCTTCATGACCAACTGGATCGTGGGTCATACAGACCGCTTCAAGGCGGCGGTGACGCAGCGCAGCGTCGTCAATCTTGCGTCTTTTTTTGGCTCCGCCGATATTGGCTGGGACTTCGCCGACGATCATTTCGAAACGACGCCCTGGGATGATCCGCAGCGTTATGCGTTCCATTCACCGCTCACCTACGTCGGAAATATCAAGACGCCGCTCTTGATTCTGCACAGCGAGCAAGACCTGCGCTGCCCAATTGAGCAGGCAGAGCAACTCTGGACGGCGCTGAAGTATCTCAAGCGCGAAGTGGAGTTTGTGCGTTTTGAGGGGCAGAGTCACGGGTTGTCGCGCTTCGGGCATCCGAAGCTGCGCGTGGAACGCTTGAATTTGATTGCTGAATGGTTCGAGAGATATATGCCCGCGAAATAG
- a CDS encoding SMI1/KNR4 family protein translates to MQTMEEVWKRIEVWLATHASHILGYLQPGATDEEIRQAEVVMGVELPEDVKASYRLHNGSAHLPLIERLSLNSLEEMVQLWQGMKRILDDQDPTDEYIFGVDEEQSDLEPLPVKAVWWCPKWIPLLEFGNGDGLYVDLAPGPKGRSGQLVSFWHEDASMNDLVAPSWQAYLSAFADDLEAGKYFIDEWDDLATTDDLTQQARWTWVDRY, encoded by the coding sequence ATGCAAACGATGGAAGAAGTCTGGAAACGCATCGAAGTCTGGCTTGCCACTCATGCCTCGCACATCTTAGGCTATCTCCAACCAGGGGCTACTGATGAGGAGATTCGCCAGGCGGAAGTCGTCATGGGGGTTGAGCTTCCAGAGGACGTCAAAGCGTCATATCGCCTCCACAACGGAAGCGCCCATCTTCCGCTGATTGAACGGTTGAGCCTCAATTCGTTAGAAGAGATGGTTCAGCTTTGGCAGGGGATGAAACGCATCCTAGATGACCAGGATCCAACGGATGAATACATCTTTGGCGTTGATGAAGAGCAAAGCGACTTGGAACCTCTCCCAGTCAAGGCCGTATGGTGGTGTCCAAAGTGGATTCCTCTGCTGGAGTTTGGGAATGGGGACGGACTCTATGTGGACTTAGCCCCTGGCCCAAAAGGACGCAGCGGACAACTCGTTTCGTTCTGGCATGAAGATGCCAGCATGAACGATCTGGTTGCCCCAAGCTGGCAGGCGTACTTGTCAGCGTTTGCCGATGATTTAGAGGCTGGAAAGTACTTCATAGACGAGTGGGACGACCTGGCGACGACGGATGATCTCACCCAACAGGCTCGCTGGACCTGGGTAGACCGCTACTAA
- a CDS encoding LLM class F420-dependent oxidoreductase: MATKRRLSFGIKTAPMHSTYEEMLVVWREADALPIFEHAWLFDHFIPIAGDTSGPCLEGWTLLAAYAAQTERLRVGLMVAGNTYRHPAVLANMGATIDIISGGRMDFGIGAGWNELEHTAYGIPLYRPGERIARLAEACEVVRFMWTEEAPDFEGRYYQLKGARCEPKPVQKPYPPFVIGGSGEQKTLRVVAQYADIWNFGGGPVEDFVHKSQVLDGHCAAVGRDPVSIERSVQYRVAPDADLGAVRSTLRSYIEAGATHIIPYLTPPYLAGFASRLAHEVAEPLKAEFADA; encoded by the coding sequence ATGGCGACGAAGCGCCGGTTGAGTTTTGGCATCAAGACCGCGCCTATGCACTCCACCTATGAGGAGATGCTGGTTGTCTGGCGCGAGGCGGATGCGCTGCCGATTTTTGAGCATGCCTGGCTGTTCGATCACTTCATCCCGATTGCGGGTGATACGTCTGGCCCCTGTCTGGAAGGCTGGACGCTGCTGGCGGCCTATGCGGCGCAGACGGAGCGGCTGCGCGTGGGGCTGATGGTTGCGGGCAATACCTACCGGCATCCGGCGGTGCTGGCGAATATGGGCGCGACCATTGATATTATTTCGGGTGGACGCATGGATTTTGGCATCGGGGCAGGCTGGAACGAGCTAGAACATACCGCTTATGGCATCCCGCTTTACAGGCCGGGCGAGCGGATTGCCCGGCTGGCGGAAGCCTGCGAGGTCGTCCGGTTCATGTGGACCGAAGAAGCGCCCGATTTTGAGGGCCGCTATTATCAACTCAAAGGGGCGCGCTGCGAGCCAAAGCCGGTGCAGAAGCCCTATCCACCGTTTGTGATCGGCGGCAGCGGCGAGCAAAAGACGCTGCGCGTGGTGGCGCAGTACGCCGACATCTGGAACTTTGGCGGCGGGCCGGTAGAGGATTTTGTGCATAAAAGTCAAGTGTTGGATGGACATTGCGCGGCGGTTGGGCGCGATCCGGTCAGCATCGAGCGTTCGGTGCAGTATCGGGTAGCTCCTGACGCTGATCTGGGCGCTGTACGCAGTACGCTGCGCAGCTATATCGAGGCAGGGGCGACGCATATCATCCCCTATCTGACCCCGCCATACCTTGCAGGCTTTGCCAGCCGACTGGCGCATGAAGTGGCCGAGCCGCTGAAGGCGGAGTTTGCTGACGCTTAA
- a CDS encoding class I SAM-dependent methyltransferase has protein sequence MKILSLEVVMVDGADEREGPPEAAAGVAPEPEERGAPEQALSATQAVTEDQANEVTWQATQPILPTVGERSAEGDLDQTLPDARMRQLREQAEEEARLLRQVLGNRLGTPDRAQDELSQVVSRDTVLRLLGERVTQAQPPALLAIWRHEVRMAHWRAFGGLEDWSAPVSRAWERTEQQLEGLFEQLERWLPDHPYVDEIINLAEDVHGPPRWFRRFLLKSERSFSRWLQPVMESEEVVVDVVALTRYATDELEHAVPWFTLQRAVLETEVQPDQAQLIELLGGVRAIVELVREAFGGRNKELRILGLLSGASGGGRMELELARRLGKDWRLHIQATDADSLTALRSLAGARVAFRQAQARGELAAESSFEVSETRPADLSGWEPGTFDLVVMVGGLHHLRMTDQARCLAEAQRVGRLVMVLEPLYGEEERMEAFCRRLVRAGEQEPAALAQSAAWARRTRGRGSERSLLHASGAYDARVSCARALSADEMQRLVASSGASYTVRTLDEGRPTNRPQWLAVVGSSV, from the coding sequence TTGAAAATCTTGTCCTTGGAGGTCGTCATGGTGGATGGGGCTGATGAGCGCGAGGGGCCGCCTGAAGCTGCGGCGGGCGTGGCGCCAGAGCCTGAAGAGCGCGGCGCGCCAGAACAAGCCCTGAGCGCCACTCAGGCAGTGACCGAAGATCAGGCGAATGAAGTGACCTGGCAGGCGACTCAGCCAATCCTCCCAACCGTGGGGGAACGCTCAGCAGAGGGCGATCTGGACCAGACCTTGCCGGATGCTCGTATGCGCCAACTGCGAGAGCAGGCGGAGGAAGAGGCTCGCCTGCTCCGCCAGGTCTTAGGAAATCGCCTGGGAACACCAGATCGCGCGCAAGATGAACTGTCGCAGGTGGTCTCGCGCGATACCGTGCTGCGGCTGCTGGGCGAACGAGTGACGCAGGCCCAGCCACCGGCGCTGCTGGCTATCTGGCGGCATGAGGTGCGCATGGCGCACTGGCGCGCGTTTGGCGGGCTGGAAGATTGGTCAGCGCCGGTCAGCCGCGCCTGGGAGCGCACCGAGCAGCAGCTTGAAGGGCTGTTTGAGCAGCTTGAGCGTTGGCTGCCAGATCATCCCTATGTTGATGAAATCATCAATCTGGCCGAGGATGTACACGGCCCGCCGCGCTGGTTCCGGCGCTTCTTGCTGAAGAGTGAACGCTCTTTTTCCAGGTGGTTGCAGCCGGTGATGGAGAGCGAAGAGGTGGTGGTAGATGTGGTGGCGCTGACGCGCTACGCTACCGATGAGCTTGAGCATGCCGTTCCCTGGTTTACGCTGCAACGGGCAGTGCTGGAGACAGAGGTGCAGCCGGATCAGGCGCAGTTGATCGAACTGCTGGGTGGCGTGCGCGCCATTGTTGAACTAGTCCGCGAGGCGTTTGGCGGGCGCAATAAAGAGCTTCGTATCCTGGGGCTGTTGTCGGGCGCATCAGGCGGGGGCCGCATGGAGCTTGAACTGGCCCGTCGGCTCGGCAAGGATTGGCGTCTGCATATCCAGGCGACTGACGCCGATTCGCTGACGGCGCTGCGCTCTCTGGCAGGGGCGCGGGTAGCGTTTCGCCAGGCGCAGGCGCGCGGTGAATTGGCTGCCGAATCGTCTTTCGAGGTTTCCGAGACACGGCCCGCCGACCTTTCGGGCTGGGAGCCAGGGACGTTTGATCTGGTCGTGATGGTAGGCGGCTTGCATCATCTGCGTATGACGGACCAGGCGCGCTGTCTGGCGGAGGCGCAGCGCGTGGGCCGCCTGGTGATGGTGTTGGAGCCGCTGTACGGGGAAGAAGAGCGTATGGAGGCGTTTTGTCGGCGCCTGGTGCGCGCTGGCGAGCAGGAGCCAGCGGCGCTGGCGCAATCTGCTGCCTGGGCCAGACGCACGCGCGGCAGGGGCAGCGAGCGCAGCTTGCTGCATGCCAGCGGCGCGTATGATGCGCGGGTTTCCTGTGCGCGGGCGCTCAGCGCCGACGAGATGCAGCGCCTGGTGGCGTCCAGCGGCGCAAGCTATACGGTGCGCACGCTGGATGAGGGGAGGCCGACGAATCGCCCGCAGTGGTTGGCAGTGGTGGGCAGCAGCGTATAA